From a region of the Synechococcus sp. PCC 7335 genome:
- a CDS encoding Hsp70 family protein: MHLGIDFGTCYSSAALMLDGTFQAVKEPLKHGYSFPSSAFLTKQGNIVVGQAAENQYKLAPNRYCREFKRDFGCTVPYTLGGRGFLPEQLILELLCTIKAEAEQMVNAPLSTAVITVPATYQSYKRELMEQVATQAGFKSVALLEEPVAAATYYARKQGGNQRLTKGNILLIYDLGGGTFDASLIQKNSKGYDLLAQPVGDEQLGGVDFDRQIYQDLKANCSKTLQALLNPRCSDTEALRAQLIVGDWCRNFKHQLSVVSEYEDLLPIGMSETYQLSQNDFSEMIAPFLQRTCQLSSQLVKNAGLDWDKVDQILMVGGSCRIPAVKKVLEESFERPLVLVDDPELAVAYGSAIYEISRPTRKPERTLENNEVITIQPADIQLSNEPNQKNVIDGAKKQQMSKTSEDTLAGLVVVIIVVGICVFVFQWPIWLAIIFVVVRLLYASNK; the protein is encoded by the coding sequence ATGCATCTTGGGATTGATTTTGGTACCTGCTATTCCAGTGCTGCCTTGATGTTAGATGGCACATTCCAAGCAGTAAAAGAACCATTGAAACATGGCTACTCTTTCCCTTCCAGCGCCTTTTTGACTAAGCAGGGCAATATTGTAGTCGGCCAAGCTGCAGAGAACCAGTATAAGCTTGCTCCAAACCGCTATTGTCGTGAATTTAAGCGGGATTTTGGATGCACTGTGCCCTATACGCTGGGGGGGCGAGGATTTCTACCTGAGCAATTGATTTTGGAACTGCTCTGTACCATTAAGGCGGAGGCTGAGCAGATGGTCAACGCTCCCTTATCAACAGCCGTCATCACTGTTCCAGCCACTTATCAATCCTACAAACGGGAATTGATGGAGCAAGTCGCAACTCAAGCAGGCTTTAAATCTGTCGCTTTACTAGAAGAGCCTGTTGCCGCTGCTACCTACTACGCTAGAAAACAAGGAGGGAATCAGAGACTTACTAAGGGCAATATCCTTTTGATTTATGACCTGGGTGGGGGTACTTTTGATGCATCGCTTATTCAAAAGAATAGTAAGGGGTATGATTTACTGGCCCAGCCCGTTGGAGACGAACAACTGGGTGGAGTGGACTTCGACCGCCAGATTTATCAAGATTTGAAAGCTAATTGTAGCAAGACATTACAGGCCTTACTGAATCCGCGGTGTTCCGATACTGAAGCACTCAGAGCCCAGCTGATTGTGGGTGATTGGTGCAGAAATTTTAAGCATCAGCTCAGTGTAGTGAGTGAGTATGAGGATTTACTTCCCATAGGTATGTCTGAGACTTATCAGTTGAGTCAAAACGATTTTTCTGAAATGATCGCCCCCTTTTTACAAAGAACCTGTCAGCTGAGTAGCCAACTGGTTAAAAATGCTGGATTAGATTGGGACAAAGTAGACCAGATTTTAATGGTGGGGGGGAGTTGTCGGATTCCTGCTGTCAAAAAAGTTCTGGAAGAGTCTTTTGAACGCCCACTTGTACTTGTTGACGACCCAGAACTGGCAGTCGCCTATGGATCTGCGATTTATGAAATTTCTCGTCCAACAAGAAAACCTGAAAGAACACTAGAAAACAATGAAGTTATTACTATTCAACCAGCTGATATTCAATTATCTAATGAACCCAATCAGAAAAACGTGATTGATGGTGCAAAAAAACAGCAAATGTCTAAAACCAGCGAAGACACGTTAGCTGGTTTAGTAGTTGTAATTATTGTAGTAGGTATATGTGTTTTTGTCTTTCAATGGCCTATATGGTTAGCAATTATTTTTGTTGTGGTAAGGCTGTTATATGCTTCCAACAAGTAG